A single Filimonas effusa DNA region contains:
- a CDS encoding exo-alpha-sialidase — protein MKTHPLTLLIVILAALPFSSQGQLNLIKLNEDSIFSRPVFENYKAPCLVETGPNELMLSFCGSSSQKSKQTAIWLMKYSGKRWSRPFRIAEGSSSDSIRYICSNPVMFRCGSGKMFLFYKVSSDEKNCWGMLRTSDRKGKKWFEAARLPEGVSGPFAGKPSQLKDGTIMYPLVRELPNKKWGIFIEKTCDQGKTWSNSCIDSTCAFPVVQSNILCYNPDKIQMICRGGENYNLQCRSDDNGSTWMRADTNHLPGPYSEADIITLHSGWQLMAYCKDGQLKLASSRDGLKWQEVAELECSNPCKAGFPSLLQTQDGNIHVTFTNDQRNIKHIVFQERRTEIAAL, from the coding sequence ATGAAAACACATCCGCTAACATTGCTTATCGTTATCCTGGCCGCTTTGCCATTCAGCAGCCAGGGGCAGCTAAACCTTATCAAATTAAATGAAGATTCTATTTTCAGCCGGCCGGTTTTTGAAAACTATAAGGCGCCCTGCCTGGTAGAAACAGGCCCGAACGAGCTTATGTTGTCGTTCTGCGGCAGCTCTTCGCAAAAGAGCAAACAAACGGCTATCTGGTTAATGAAATATAGCGGCAAAAGATGGAGCCGGCCCTTCCGGATTGCCGAAGGCAGCAGCAGCGACAGCATCCGGTATATCTGTTCCAATCCTGTGATGTTCAGATGTGGAAGCGGTAAAATGTTCTTATTTTATAAAGTAAGTTCAGATGAAAAGAATTGCTGGGGTATGTTACGCACCTCTGACCGGAAAGGGAAGAAATGGTTTGAGGCAGCCCGTTTGCCGGAAGGCGTATCGGGGCCATTTGCCGGCAAACCTTCGCAGTTAAAGGATGGCACTATCATGTACCCTTTGGTGCGGGAGCTACCCAATAAAAAATGGGGCATTTTTATAGAAAAGACCTGCGATCAGGGTAAGACATGGTCGAATAGCTGTATAGATTCAACGTGCGCCTTTCCGGTTGTTCAATCCAATATACTTTGTTACAATCCGGACAAAATACAGATGATATGCCGCGGCGGCGAAAACTACAATCTTCAATGCCGCTCAGACGACAACGGCAGTACCTGGATGAGAGCCGACACCAATCACCTCCCCGGGCCTTATTCAGAAGCGGATATTATTACCTTACACAGCGGATGGCAACTGATGGCCTACTGCAAGGATGGTCAGCTTAAATTAGCGTCGTCCCGGGATGGGCTGAAATGGCAGGAGGTGGCAGAACTGGAATGCAGCAATCCGTGTAAAGCGGGCTTTCCTTCTCTTCTGCAAACACAGGACGGCAATATACACGTTACCTTCACTAATGATCAACGCAATATTAAGCACATCGTTTTCCAGGAAAGGAGAACAGAAATTGCGGCCCTGTAA
- a CDS encoding FAD-dependent oxidoreductase — protein MINRDGASTSLWQHTIEPYFPVNPVNDNVIFDCIITGGGITGLSTALLLQEQGLKCLVIEAANIGFGTTGGTTAHLNTLLDTPYTVISKNFGEEASRNIAAAVKTAIDLIKTNIARYHISCGFEDADAFLFAQDEEQEKELQDIKKASADAGLSIHDTNAIPVPLPFVAAIKVAGQAKFNPLEYVFGLAKAFEEAGGIILQDTRVTGVVSGSPLVVNTGRGDFTAGHLIYATHIPPGVNLLHLRCVPYRSYAIAATLEDGTYPNDLSYDMYDPYHYYRTQHVNGHDYLIAGGEDHGTGKEEDTNRCLLHLESHIRKHFKVKEINYRWSSQYFEPADGLPYIGYLPGQQDNIYVATGYGGNGMVYSHVAAQLLKGIIMGEKPALERLLDPNRIKPVAGFTNFVSHNADVVKLFLGKLFSGEKISQLAELAHGEAKIVKYEDHKIALYKNENGALHAISPVCTHMKCEVQWNTAEKSWDCPCHGARYDFNGKAITGPADLDLEKLSLD, from the coding sequence ATGATAAACAGAGATGGAGCCAGCACTAGCCTATGGCAGCATACTATTGAACCCTATTTTCCGGTGAATCCGGTAAATGACAATGTTATATTCGACTGTATTATAACGGGTGGCGGCATTACCGGCTTAAGTACTGCGCTTTTGCTTCAGGAACAGGGATTGAAATGTCTTGTAATAGAAGCAGCCAACATTGGCTTTGGAACAACGGGAGGTACCACAGCTCATTTGAATACGCTGCTCGACACTCCCTATACCGTTATCTCCAAAAATTTCGGAGAAGAAGCTTCCCGCAATATAGCTGCAGCTGTTAAAACTGCGATTGACCTGATAAAAACAAACATCGCCCGCTACCATATCAGCTGCGGATTTGAAGATGCTGATGCGTTTTTGTTTGCACAGGACGAAGAGCAGGAAAAAGAACTGCAGGACATAAAAAAAGCCTCCGCAGACGCAGGTTTAAGCATCCACGACACGAATGCCATTCCCGTACCGTTGCCTTTTGTAGCAGCGATAAAAGTTGCTGGTCAGGCTAAATTTAACCCGCTGGAATATGTCTTTGGTCTTGCAAAAGCTTTCGAAGAGGCAGGAGGCATTATACTTCAGGATACCAGGGTTACCGGCGTCGTTTCTGGTTCTCCGCTTGTTGTTAATACGGGTAGGGGGGATTTTACCGCCGGTCATCTTATCTATGCTACACATATTCCTCCGGGAGTAAATCTTTTACATTTGCGCTGCGTACCTTACCGTTCCTACGCTATAGCAGCAACCCTGGAAGACGGCACTTATCCTAACGACTTGAGTTACGATATGTACGATCCTTATCACTACTACCGTACCCAGCATGTTAATGGACATGACTATCTTATTGCAGGAGGCGAAGATCATGGTACCGGCAAAGAAGAAGACACCAATCGGTGCCTGCTACATCTTGAAAGTCATATCCGCAAACACTTTAAAGTAAAAGAAATTAATTACCGATGGTCTTCCCAATATTTCGAGCCTGCTGACGGCCTTCCGTATATAGGTTATTTGCCAGGTCAGCAGGATAACATTTATGTCGCTACCGGTTATGGTGGAAATGGGATGGTATATAGCCATGTAGCAGCGCAATTGCTTAAAGGCATCATAATGGGAGAGAAGCCGGCGCTTGAACGTTTACTGGATCCTAATCGTATTAAACCTGTTGCTGGCTTTACCAACTTTGTTTCCCATAATGCAGATGTTGTAAAATTATTTTTAGGAAAGCTTTTCTCCGGCGAAAAGATCAGCCAGCTGGCAGAACTGGCGCATGGTGAAGCTAAAATCGTAAAATACGAAGATCATAAAATAGCACTCTATAAAAATGAGAATGGCGCTTTACATGCAATAAGCCCCGTGTGCACGCATATGAAGTGTGAAGTGCAGTGGAATACAGCAGAAAAGTCATGGGATTGTCCCTGCCATGGCGCCCGCTACGATTTTAATGGTAAGGCGATCACCGGTCCGGCCGATCTCGATCTGGAAAAACTTTCTCTGGATTAA
- a CDS encoding DUF4268 domain-containing protein, producing MYTKEDISRQKQAFWTTFGRYMQPVLSAEGTAVSWVNYKTGIPGIQFKMDADHKHTRIAITCSHKDASLRVLQYQRLTQMKAMLEEELQGEMWDWQENLTDEWGKTIDAVSKTLANVSIHRKEDWPAMISFLKQRIIALDAFWSMARYGFEEFL from the coding sequence ATGTACACAAAAGAGGATATATCGCGGCAAAAACAGGCTTTCTGGACCACCTTTGGCCGGTATATGCAGCCTGTATTATCTGCAGAAGGCACAGCTGTGAGCTGGGTGAATTATAAAACAGGTATTCCCGGCATTCAGTTTAAAATGGATGCCGATCATAAACATACCCGCATTGCCATCACATGCTCACACAAAGATGCCAGCCTCCGCGTGCTGCAATATCAAAGGCTTACCCAGATGAAAGCAATGCTGGAAGAAGAATTACAGGGAGAGATGTGGGACTGGCAGGAAAACCTCACCGATGAATGGGGGAAAACGATTGACGCCGTTAGTAAAACGCTGGCGAACGTAAGTATCCACCGTAAAGAAGACTGGCCGGCGATGATCTCATTTTTAAAGCAACGCATCATAGCGCTGGATGCCTTCTGGAGTATGGCCCGGTATGGATTCGAAGAGTTTCTCTAA
- a CDS encoding M16 family metallopeptidase: MNAKNLHGRSLLVMLSGFVLASTPVLAQKTASKAAGVPVAKVLPLDTAVRIGKLPNGFTYFIRHNEEPKERVLLYLVNKVGSILETEEQRGLAHFIEHMSFNGTKNFPKNELVDYLERSGVRFGADLNAYTSFDETVYQLPLPTKDKELLKNGFRIMRDWAQEATLDETEINKERGVIIEEKRLRKGADERMREQYWSQLLNHSRYADRMPIGIDTVLLYGKPETLRAFYRDWYRPDQQALVVVGDIDVAETEKMVKSLFATLKNPVSLKKRTRYTIPLTGKDQYLIATDPENTTTSAEILWKQPEEKLVTDVDYRKAVVKQLFNQMMGERYAEYYKQPQPPFIQGGVGIQPFMGGLQLFSASARVNNTGGLETGVKAVWREIERVKRFGFTQSELERAKQNVLTSYTASWKEKSKTPSENYVKEYQQYFLDSAAAPGIDYELALVKQLLPGITLADVNKVPATYIKATNRDVIIMAPGKDKAGLPDSATFSRWLQEVSRENITAYKDEAAGTVLLPAKPAPGRIVAQTQLKDVAGIMYTLSNGVKVVVKPTSYKNDEIGFSAFAPGGTSLSSDKGFQSAVNASGIIGSAGVGDFDNTALGKYLTGKQVGVKPFIGDRTQGVNGSAAPEDLETAMQLIYLYFTQPRKDSALFQSILNRSRPQLINRANDPNSVFSDTMNVVLGNYHFRRKAPSVEMLDQIQLDSCLEFYKARFADAAAFTFVFVGNIDTTTFKPLMENYLAALPATHHNQDVRELGIHPPAGMLEKKVYKGKEDKATVRLVFNGTYNYSEENNMAMEAVAEVLNIRLLERLREEESGVYTPSVSAAQSKYPQNRYAINISFGCSPQNVQKLIASTLDEVARLAKDGPATVNLEKFKAQSLNTLGTVTQTNRFWLTYLSSQLQNKEPLDMIGRQSALINKLTAEQVKQSAALYLNTSNYITFVLLPESAK; the protein is encoded by the coding sequence CTTGTAATGTTGTCTGGTTTTGTATTGGCTTCTACGCCGGTTCTCGCTCAGAAAACAGCGTCCAAAGCAGCCGGAGTGCCCGTTGCAAAAGTATTACCGCTGGATACCGCGGTTCGTATCGGAAAACTTCCTAATGGATTTACTTACTTTATCAGGCATAACGAGGAGCCCAAAGAAAGAGTGCTCCTTTACCTGGTGAACAAAGTTGGTTCTATCCTGGAAACGGAAGAACAAAGAGGTTTGGCTCATTTTATCGAGCATATGAGCTTCAACGGAACCAAAAATTTTCCTAAAAATGAGCTGGTCGATTATCTCGAAAGATCAGGGGTAAGGTTCGGTGCCGACTTGAATGCGTACACCTCGTTCGATGAAACTGTTTACCAGTTGCCCTTACCTACCAAAGACAAGGAATTGTTAAAAAATGGTTTCCGGATCATGCGCGACTGGGCCCAGGAAGCTACGCTCGATGAAACGGAAATAAACAAGGAAAGAGGCGTTATCATCGAAGAAAAACGCCTTCGCAAAGGCGCCGATGAAAGAATGCGCGAACAATACTGGTCGCAGCTCCTGAATCATTCCAGGTATGCCGATAGAATGCCGATTGGTATAGATACGGTATTGCTTTATGGTAAACCTGAAACCCTGCGTGCATTTTACCGCGACTGGTACAGGCCCGATCAGCAGGCGCTTGTGGTAGTAGGAGATATTGATGTGGCCGAAACGGAAAAGATGGTGAAATCACTTTTTGCCACACTCAAAAATCCTGTGTCGCTGAAGAAGCGCACGCGTTATACCATCCCCCTTACAGGAAAAGACCAATACCTGATTGCTACAGATCCTGAAAATACTACTACCTCCGCTGAAATATTATGGAAGCAGCCTGAAGAAAAGCTGGTGACGGATGTTGACTATCGCAAAGCAGTAGTAAAGCAGCTGTTCAACCAAATGATGGGCGAGCGTTATGCGGAGTATTATAAACAGCCTCAGCCTCCGTTCATCCAGGGGGGAGTAGGTATTCAGCCGTTTATGGGCGGATTGCAGCTTTTCAGCGCCAGCGCCAGGGTTAATAATACAGGCGGACTCGAAACTGGTGTGAAAGCTGTATGGCGCGAAATAGAACGCGTAAAACGTTTTGGCTTTACCCAATCGGAACTGGAAAGAGCAAAACAAAATGTACTCACCAGTTACACCGCGTCGTGGAAGGAGAAGAGTAAAACTCCTTCTGAGAATTATGTGAAAGAATACCAGCAATATTTTCTGGATAGCGCCGCAGCTCCCGGAATAGATTATGAGCTGGCATTGGTTAAACAATTGTTGCCGGGTATTACACTGGCTGATGTGAACAAAGTGCCTGCTACTTATATCAAAGCCACCAACAGGGATGTGATTATTATGGCTCCCGGAAAAGATAAAGCCGGCTTACCCGATTCGGCGACGTTTAGCCGCTGGTTACAGGAAGTAAGCAGGGAGAATATTACTGCTTATAAAGACGAAGCTGCGGGTACTGTGCTGTTGCCCGCAAAACCCGCACCGGGCCGTATAGTGGCTCAAACCCAACTGAAAGATGTTGCAGGGATAATGTATACACTGAGCAATGGCGTGAAAGTGGTTGTAAAGCCTACCTCTTATAAGAATGATGAAATTGGTTTCAGCGCCTTTGCCCCAGGCGGAACTTCTCTCAGCTCCGATAAAGGCTTTCAATCGGCTGTCAACGCATCGGGTATTATAGGAAGCGCAGGTGTGGGCGACTTTGACAATACTGCTTTAGGTAAATATCTTACCGGCAAGCAGGTTGGCGTAAAACCTTTTATCGGCGACAGGACGCAAGGCGTTAACGGCAGTGCTGCTCCCGAAGACCTGGAAACAGCCATGCAATTGATTTACCTGTATTTTACCCAGCCACGGAAAGATTCCGCATTATTTCAAAGCATCCTGAACCGCTCACGTCCTCAGCTCATCAACAGGGCCAATGACCCCAACAGTGTTTTCTCCGATACTATGAATGTAGTATTAGGAAACTACCATTTCCGTCGTAAGGCGCCTTCCGTTGAAATGCTCGACCAGATACAGCTGGATTCCTGCCTGGAGTTCTATAAAGCCCGCTTTGCTGATGCTGCTGCCTTCACGTTTGTATTTGTAGGTAATATAGATACTACAACATTCAAACCTCTGATGGAAAACTATCTGGCTGCATTACCGGCAACGCATCACAACCAGGATGTCAGGGAACTGGGCATTCACCCACCTGCCGGCATGTTGGAGAAAAAGGTATACAAAGGAAAAGAAGATAAGGCAACTGTACGCCTGGTATTTAATGGCACTTATAATTATTCTGAAGAGAATAATATGGCGATGGAAGCGGTGGCCGAAGTGCTGAATATAAGACTGCTGGAGCGTTTGCGTGAAGAAGAATCCGGCGTGTATACCCCTTCTGTAAGTGCTGCGCAAAGTAAATACCCGCAGAACAGGTATGCCATCAATATCAGTTTCGGATGCTCTCCGCAGAACGTACAAAAACTGATCGCCTCAACGCTCGACGAAGTAGCACGTTTGGCCAAAGATGGACCTGCTACCGTAAACCTGGAAAAGTTTAAAGCGCAGTCGTTAAATACGCTTGGCACTGTTACTCAAACCAATCGTTTCTGGCTTACTTATTTATCGAGCCAGTTGCAAAACAAAGAACCATTGGATATGATCGGCAGGCAGTCGGCGCTGATCAATAAACTAACAGCCGAACAGGTAAAACAGTCGGCAGCCCTTTACCTGAACACCAGCAACTATATCACTTTTGTGTTGTTGCCTGAAAGTGCTAAGTAA